One genomic region from Stackebrandtia nassauensis DSM 44728 encodes:
- a CDS encoding M15 family metallopeptidase, whose amino-acid sequence MTHTGTARRTFGGIAWTVIVLAVIVATLVNQPGSSSASGTATEDDGAVPDGVTVFDTEYPAVANLDADLLDALRRAAIDAAEDGVTVTVNSGWRSPDYQEQLLQEATSTYGSAAEAARWVATPDTSPHVSGHAVDVGPAEAADWLSRHGANYGLCQIYDNEPWHYELRPEAAADGCPTMYPDPTHDPRMRN is encoded by the coding sequence ATGACTCACACCGGCACAGCCCGACGAACGTTCGGCGGGATCGCGTGGACCGTGATCGTCCTCGCCGTGATCGTCGCGACGCTCGTCAACCAGCCCGGCTCGTCCTCGGCCAGCGGCACGGCGACCGAGGACGACGGCGCCGTCCCCGACGGGGTGACGGTCTTCGACACCGAGTACCCGGCCGTGGCCAATCTCGACGCCGACCTGCTCGACGCGCTGCGTCGCGCCGCAATCGACGCCGCCGAGGACGGGGTCACCGTCACCGTCAACAGCGGCTGGCGCTCGCCCGACTACCAGGAACAACTGCTCCAGGAGGCGACCTCGACCTACGGTTCGGCGGCCGAGGCCGCCCGGTGGGTGGCCACTCCCGACACATCCCCGCATGTCTCGGGTCACGCGGTCGACGTCGGCCCCGCCGAGGCGGCGGACTGGCTGTCGCGGCACGGCGCGAACTACGGGCTGTGCCAGATCTACGACAACGAGCCCTGGCACTACGAGCTGCGTCCCGAGGCCGCCGCCGACGGCTGCCCGACGATGTACCCCGACCCCACCCACGACCCGAGGATGCGGAACTGA
- a CDS encoding response regulator transcription factor → MRVLIVEDEPYLAEAVRDGLRLEAIAADIAGDGDTALELLSVNSYDLAVLDRDIPGPSGDEVARWIVDSGSGIPILMLTAADRIDDKATGFELGADDYLTKPFALRELVLRLRALDRRRARSRPPVREIAGLRLDPFRREVFRDGRYIALTRKQFAVLEVLVAAEGGVISAEELLERAWDENADPFTNAVRITVSALRKRLGEPWLIATVPGVGYRIDTGSESDSRA, encoded by the coding sequence ATGCGAGTGCTGATCGTCGAGGACGAGCCCTACCTGGCCGAAGCGGTGCGCGACGGTCTGCGGCTGGAGGCCATCGCCGCCGACATCGCGGGGGACGGTGACACCGCGCTGGAACTGTTGAGCGTCAACTCATACGACCTCGCGGTGCTCGACCGCGACATCCCCGGCCCCTCCGGCGACGAGGTCGCGCGCTGGATCGTCGACTCCGGCAGCGGCATCCCGATCCTCATGCTCACCGCGGCCGACCGCATCGACGACAAGGCCACCGGTTTCGAGCTCGGCGCCGACGACTACCTCACCAAACCGTTCGCGCTGCGCGAGCTGGTGCTGCGGCTGCGGGCGCTGGACCGCCGCCGGGCCCGCTCCCGGCCGCCGGTGCGGGAGATCGCGGGGCTGCGGCTGGACCCGTTCCGGCGGGAGGTGTTCCGCGACGGCCGCTATATCGCGCTGACCCGCAAACAGTTCGCCGTCCTGGAGGTCCTGGTCGCCGCCGAGGGTGGGGTCATCAGCGCCGAGGAGCTGCTGGAACGGGCCTGGGACGAGAACGCCGACCCCTTCACCAACGCCGTGCGCATCACGGTGTCGGCGCTGCGCAAACGGCTCGGCGAACCCTGGCTGATCGCCACCGTCCCCGGAGTGGGATATCGCATCGACACCGGATCGGAGTCCGATTCCCGTGCGTAG
- a CDS encoding sensor histidine kinase produces MRRRLGLSVRLKLTLSYAGLLMLAGIFLLVLVWVFLLRYVPDRMIGPDEWIQPGPSRLELWEAFAPRAAQGFAFLMVFGLVGGWILAGRMLAPLTRITRATRLAGTGSLSHRIEMEGRKDEFRELADAFDTMLARLEAHVAEQQRFAANVSHELRTPLAVTQTILDVARNDRDGDNDELVDRLHAVNSRAIDLTEALLLLSRADRRSFNREPVDLSLVAEEATETLLPLAEKRGLAIETSGEATPAVGSHALLLQLTTNLVHNAIVHNLPADGTVWVTTRRGPEFVELTVDNTGRDLTPQLVSTLAEPFQRGSQRIRTDHAGVGLGLAIVKSIAEAHDGTLTLAPRPEGGLHVSVRLPAAPTPAPRA; encoded by the coding sequence GTGCGTAGACGTCTCGGATTGAGCGTCCGCCTCAAACTCACGCTCAGCTACGCCGGGCTGCTCATGCTCGCGGGCATCTTCCTGCTGGTCCTGGTGTGGGTGTTCCTGCTGCGTTACGTGCCCGACCGCATGATCGGGCCCGATGAGTGGATCCAGCCCGGCCCCTCCCGGCTGGAACTGTGGGAGGCCTTCGCTCCCCGGGCGGCCCAAGGCTTCGCGTTCCTGATGGTGTTCGGGCTCGTGGGCGGGTGGATCCTCGCCGGACGGATGCTGGCGCCGCTGACGCGCATCACCCGCGCCACCCGGCTGGCCGGGACCGGGTCACTGTCGCACCGCATCGAGATGGAGGGCCGCAAGGACGAGTTCCGGGAACTGGCCGACGCCTTCGACACCATGCTGGCCAGGCTGGAAGCCCATGTCGCCGAACAGCAGCGGTTCGCCGCCAACGTCTCCCACGAACTGCGCACGCCGTTGGCGGTCACGCAGACGATCCTCGACGTGGCCCGCAACGACCGCGACGGCGACAACGACGAACTCGTCGACCGGCTCCACGCCGTCAACTCGCGGGCCATCGACCTGACCGAGGCACTGCTGCTGCTCAGCCGCGCCGACCGGCGGTCGTTCAACCGCGAGCCGGTCGACCTGTCGCTCGTCGCGGAGGAGGCCACCGAGACGCTGCTGCCGCTCGCGGAGAAACGCGGCCTGGCCATCGAGACCTCCGGCGAGGCGACCCCGGCCGTCGGGTCACACGCGTTGTTGTTGCAGCTGACCACGAACCTCGTGCACAACGCGATCGTCCACAATCTGCCCGCCGACGGCACCGTGTGGGTCACCACCCGACGCGGCCCCGAGTTCGTGGAGCTCACCGTCGACAACACCGGCCGGGATCTCACCCCGCAGCTGGTGTCCACACTGGCTGAACCGTTCCAGCGCGGCAGCCAGCGCATCCGCACCGACCACGCGGGCGTCGGCCTGGGTCTGGCGATCGTCAAGAGCATCGCCGAGGCACACGACGGCACCCTCACGCTCGCGCCGCGCCCCGAGGGCGGGCTCCACGTGTCGGTGCGACTGCCCGCCGCACCGACCCCGGCGCCTAGAGCTTGA
- a CDS encoding N-acetylmuramoyl-L-alanine amidase, translating to MTPGKRIAALLLVVLALAACSRLDGRSSDSASASESPSESAKAGPLSGRTIAVDAGHNGGNADHPEVINEKVDVLTGKKPCNTVGTQTDDGYTEHEFNFSVAAQLVERLESAGAKVVTTRDDDDGVGPCIDERAEVGNKAHADVSVSIHADGGPDDGRGFHIMEPVLIKGHTDEIVKPSQRLAKRIAKTYADSTGIPPSDYIGDEGINPRDDMGGLNLSTVPVVMVECGNMRNSKDAKLLSDKDFHGDIAEGIADGIVDYLESALSILGQKRQYFVSKFRNVYNLHCLNLRALRRRAMSTVKDPDGNGIPEPANLHMSTMRRIGRGGPLSALRPWAVAVAAGPGPDRRRGRRTALRGQPAARTAQRGDRQDPGAAQAAQGRHVRAEPDAARVDRQAGGR from the coding sequence GTGACACCAGGTAAGCGCATCGCCGCCCTGCTGCTGGTCGTGCTGGCGCTGGCCGCGTGCAGCCGTCTCGACGGGCGGTCGTCCGACTCGGCCTCGGCCTCGGAGTCGCCGTCGGAGTCGGCGAAGGCGGGGCCGCTGTCGGGGCGGACCATCGCCGTGGACGCCGGACACAACGGCGGCAACGCCGACCATCCGGAGGTCATCAACGAGAAGGTCGACGTGCTGACCGGCAAGAAGCCGTGCAACACCGTGGGCACCCAGACCGACGACGGCTACACCGAGCACGAGTTCAACTTCTCGGTGGCCGCGCAATTGGTCGAGCGGCTGGAGTCGGCCGGGGCGAAGGTGGTGACGACCCGCGACGACGATGACGGGGTGGGGCCGTGCATCGACGAGCGGGCCGAGGTCGGCAACAAGGCGCACGCGGACGTGTCGGTGTCGATCCACGCCGACGGTGGTCCGGACGACGGCCGGGGGTTCCACATCATGGAGCCGGTGCTCATCAAGGGGCACACCGACGAGATCGTCAAGCCCTCGCAGAGGCTGGCGAAGCGGATCGCGAAGACCTATGCGGACAGCACCGGTATTCCGCCTTCGGACTACATTGGCGATGAGGGCATCAACCCGCGCGACGACATGGGCGGGCTCAATCTGTCCACGGTGCCGGTCGTGATGGTGGAGTGCGGCAACATGCGCAATTCCAAGGATGCGAAACTGTTGTCGGACAAGGACTTTCACGGGGACATCGCCGAGGGGATCGCGGACGGGATTGTCGACTACCTGGAATCCGCGTTATCGATTCTTGGCCAAAAACGTCAATACTTCGTATCCAAATTTCGAAATGTTTACAACCTTCACTGCCTAAACTTGAGGGCTTTACGCCGTCGCGCAATGTCGACAGTTAAGGACCCCGATGGTAACGGCATCCCCGAACCAGCGAACCTACATATGTCCACAATGCGGCGCATCGGCCGGGGTGGACCACTGTCCGCACTGCGGCCGTGGGCCGTCGCCGTTGCTGCGGGCCCTGGCCCAGATCGACGACGAGGTCGACGTACGGCGCTTCGAGGCCAACCAGCTGCGCGAACAGCTCAACGCGGTGACCGACAAGATCCAGGCGCTGCGCAAGCGGCGCAGGGCCGTCACGTCCGAGCTGAACCGGATGCTGCGCGAGTCGACCGCCAAGCGGGCGGCCGTTGA
- a CDS encoding acyl-CoA dehydrogenase family protein, producing MAANPQFDAYRLPEEHEAIRAATREVCDAEVAPRAAEADANAEFPQKSYDALRSADLHAPHIPEEYGGAGIDALGTAIVIEEVARACASSSLIPAVNKLGTMPLLLAASDELKRKFLPPVASGEAMFSYCLSEPEAGSDVAGMKTKAEKDGDAFVLNGAKRWITNAGVSRYYTVFAVTDPGKGAHGISAFVVDSEDEGVSFGAPEHKLGIKGSPTREVYFDNVRVGADRLVGAENEGFKIAMRTLDHTRVTIAAQAVGIGQGALDYAAGYVKERQQFGRAVADFQGVQFMVADAAMKLSAARQLTYTAAAKSEREDDDLTFYGASAKCFASDVAMEVTTDAVQLLGGYGYTSDYPVERMMRDAKITQIYEGTNQVQRVVMAKQFLKGLVKL from the coding sequence ATGGCCGCTAACCCGCAGTTCGACGCCTACCGCCTGCCCGAGGAGCACGAAGCCATCCGTGCCGCGACCCGGGAGGTCTGCGATGCCGAAGTCGCGCCGCGGGCGGCCGAGGCCGACGCCAACGCCGAGTTCCCGCAGAAGTCCTACGACGCGCTGCGCTCCGCCGACCTGCACGCCCCGCACATCCCCGAGGAGTACGGCGGCGCGGGCATCGACGCCCTGGGCACCGCGATCGTCATCGAGGAGGTCGCCCGCGCCTGCGCCTCGTCCTCGCTGATCCCCGCCGTCAACAAGCTCGGCACCATGCCGCTGCTGTTGGCCGCCTCCGACGAACTGAAGCGGAAGTTCCTGCCGCCGGTCGCCTCCGGCGAGGCGATGTTCTCGTACTGTCTGTCCGAGCCGGAGGCCGGTTCCGACGTCGCGGGCATGAAGACCAAGGCCGAGAAGGACGGCGACGCTTTCGTCCTCAACGGCGCCAAGCGCTGGATCACCAACGCCGGAGTCTCCCGCTACTACACCGTCTTCGCCGTCACCGACCCCGGCAAGGGCGCCCACGGCATCAGCGCCTTCGTCGTGGACTCCGAGGATGAGGGCGTCAGCTTCGGCGCCCCCGAGCACAAGCTCGGCATCAAGGGCTCGCCCACCCGCGAGGTGTACTTCGACAACGTCCGCGTCGGTGCCGACCGGCTCGTCGGCGCCGAGAACGAGGGCTTCAAGATCGCGATGCGCACCCTCGACCACACCCGCGTCACCATCGCCGCCCAGGCGGTCGGCATCGGCCAGGGCGCGCTGGACTACGCCGCCGGTTACGTCAAGGAGCGGCAGCAGTTCGGCCGCGCGGTCGCCGACTTCCAGGGCGTCCAGTTCATGGTCGCCGACGCGGCCATGAAACTGTCGGCCGCCCGACAGTTGACCTACACCGCCGCGGCGAAGTCGGAGCGTGAGGACGACGACCTCACCTTCTACGGCGCCTCGGCCAAGTGCTTCGCCTCCGACGTGGCCATGGAGGTCACCACCGACGCGGTACAGCTGCTCGGCGGCTACGGCTACACCAGTGACTACCCGGTGGAGCGCATGATGCGCGACGCCAAGATCACCCAGATCTACGAGGGCACCAACCAGGTGCAGCGGGTCGTCATGGCCAAGCAGTTCCTCAAGGGACTGGTCAAGCTCTAG